The genomic stretch AAGGTTTAATGATATCCATATTGTCTTACTTCTGTAAAATACTCATCATCATATCATGTCATATTTGTTGAAACCGGATGCACTCTGCACCCGGTTTTCTGTTTTTAAAGTCCCAATTCTTCACGAATTTCAGGCAATAACTGCCCGTAAGCTTCTTTAGCTGCCATCGCTAACATACGAGCTGGTACTCCCAAACGTTTCGCGATATAAAGTGCACAGCTTTCACCAGCTTTACCTTGTTCCAGTTTATAGCGTGGCTGTAGGTTTTCTCTATCAAAAGCCATACGGGCATTCATAATTTCCTTATGGCGAGAGGCATAGACTTTCACCTCTGAGTAATGGGTTGTTACAAGGAACAGACAGCCCCTAATTCGAAGTTCTTCTAAAATAGCGATGGCGATACCCACGCCTTCTGTTGGATCGGTACCAGAGCCAAGTTCGTCCAAGACCACCAAGGTGTTTTCGTTGAGCGTATTAATGATTTCCATTACATTCGTAATATGGGCGGAGAAGGTTGAGAGATTGTTCTCAATACTTTGTCCATCTCCAATGTCACAGAGCACATCAATATGAAATCCAACATCTGCCATTTGGGCAGGCACATGTAGTCCTAGGTTAGCCATTACGCTGATGATTGCTACTGTTTTAATAGACACTGTTTTTCCACCAGTATTTGGACCAGTCACCACAACACCTTGAATCTCTCCACCAATGGAGAAGTCTAGTGGAACAGCAATCTTAGGGTTAAGTGATGGGTGCCTTCCATGCTGTATATGAATGCTTCGGTTATGATTTATAGAAGGCTCTGTTCCACCCATCTGCTGACTCAGTTTTCCTTTGGCAAATATAAAATCTAGAGTAATGATTATCTCTATATTTTTCAATATTGGAGTGTGATATGCTAAAACTGCTTCCATTAAGGCAGTTATAATTACAGCTTCTTCTTGATACTGTGCCATTTTAATTTCGTAGTACTCTTCTTGTAGTTTCGTAACACTGGCTGGCTCAATAAACACCGTTGAGCCTGTAGAGGACTTGGTCATTGCTGTTCCGGGGATTCTATGTTGATGCTCTTTTTTCACTGGTACACACCATCTGCCATCTCGAGATACCACAAAATCTTCTGACATATACTTCCTGTTGCTGTTCAGTGTTGCCTGAGCCTTGTTCTTAAGTTCCGGTTTGATTTTCTTTAGCTTTTTACGAAGTTTTGCCAACTTGCTTGAAGCTTCGTCGACGATTTTACCACTTCTGATACAACGGTCTATTTCTTCATAAACTTCTTCTGGGTATACGAAAGACTCTCGATAATCAGACAGTCCGTTTTCTGTGTCTTTAGTTAGATATTCTATTAGTTGCCGTACCCCTCTTAAGAAATCTCCCATTAGTTGTAACTCTTCTGGTTCAACCAATGCTCCTGAGTTGAATCTATCTAATAGTTTTTCTACTATATCTATTGAAGGAATTGGTGGATTTCCGACTATATCTAGCATATGCCGAGCTTTGGTTGTATCTTCTAAATGCTGGTTCAATTCTTCTTCTGTGGCATAATAAGTCATATTTACTATTTTCTCTTTTGCCTGTGGGGTTCGAGCCAATTCTATAAGCGTTCTTCTTACTTCTTCGAACCCTATGGTTTCTAACGTGCGTTTCATGATGCTTTCCTTTCAAAGTTTCACCCGCCCATTAGAATTCCACACTCTACTTGGGCGACGTTATAGATTAAATGCCTGATTAATTTCTTTTTGTAACAAGTTCAGATGTTTTTGTGTCAATCTAAACAAGGTAGTCATTTCTTCCTCAGTTAGTTGCGCAGCCGCTGATTGCTCTGCTGCAAGAAGAAGACGTACCGTTTTGTTTGCCAGTTCTTCCCCCTCCGGTGTTAAAAAAATTTCCTTGATTCGCTGATTCTTTTCAGAGGGTTTACTGATAACTAGCCCTGATTTTATAAATGCATTGATTGAGGAATGCACTGTTTGCTTAGGTAAAAATAATGCTTCACCCAGTTCTTTTTGTGTGTATGGCTGCTTAGACCCCAGAGCATATAAAATTAACATCCCACTGTAGGAAATACTAAAATATCCAGCAATTTCCTGATACAGTGCATTGTAACTCTGATATAATTGATCAATTTGTCCTAGATTTTCTATTAATCTATCTGGCATATGTCACCTCTTTCTCATTGAGTCCGAACTCGTACTCGATTATATTATAACATTTTTTTATTTATTGTCAAGCAGAGGAAAGTAATAATTTTTTTCCAGTTTTAAAAAAGAGGGTGTACTTTATCGAAGAAACCTTTAAGCTGTTATTTCATGTTTCCGTGCAGAATATTTAGATCTCCACAGGTTATCTCCTATTCTGTTTTCAGTTTTACCGACTGTGCTTCTTGCTCATGATGAACTATGCTTATCATAAAAAACAAGGCACATATCTCTACATGCCTTGTTTCTTTTACATATATCTTAACACCATGAATTTTCTTCTATATATAATTTTATTTCAATACTGAATTCGCCAACTTTTGTAGAAATTTCTCCCGCTTCTCCTGAGCTCCTTTAGAAACATCCCCGCAGTAGATCCACTTAGCATTTGTAATTCCTATGCCTTTTAATGTAGTATTGATAAATGTTTTCTGAATTAGATTACCGGCAATAAATTTTAAATACCAACGAGGAGATTGGCCTGTTGTTATCACTTTGGCAGATTTAATATTGGTTAATTGCCCCTTTAAACCTGTGCTTGTTTCTATATATGCGAAATTTTTCAACATAACTTTATCGAAGAAACCTTTAAGGATTGCAGGTGTATCGAACCACCAAAGGGGAAATATAAAAATAATTTCATCTGTTTTTCTTAACATGCTTTGATATTTTGTTACTAAAGGGTCCTTATGTTGTCCTTTTGAATACAAAGCCAATTCCTCTTCGGTCATAACAGGGTTAAAATTCTCTTTATTTAAGTCAATTACCTTATATTCCTTTTTCTCTTTCACTAAGACACTTATTACCGTATCCAGTATAGCCTTATTAAAACTTCCGTACCATGGATGAGCGAATACAATTGTTACCATCTTAAAACACCTCTCAATTAATATTTTATAATTTCTGTCCCTAATATATAGGCAGCTTTTTTAGATTGCTCATTTTTAGAAACCTCTACCTCATATGTGCTCACATTAAGGTTTTGTATAAACTTCATCCCAAGATATTGGGAAAGCATAGCGATGGATTGAACGATATTGGGGACCCCCGCATTGAATTCATTGCTATCTCCATAGGTAGTTAACAATACAATTTTTTTATTTAATAAAGTATTATAATCCACTGCATGCAGCCGGTCTAAAAAAGTTTTTAACTGTCCAGTCATATTAAAAACATAAACGGGGGTAGCAAAAACTAAAACATCAGCTTTTTCAACACTTTCATAAATATTCTGCATATCATCCTTTAATACGCACGGACTTTTACTGCTTTTCTGGCAGGTGTTGCAACCTGTACAATACTGTATGTTTTTTGATTGGAGAAAAATTGTTTCTACTTGTGGTGAAGGGTTTAAATCCTCTGCACCTTTTAAATATTCTTTCAATAAAATAGCTGTATTGCCTTTATCTCGTGGGCTTGCTAAAACGGAAAGTATGTTCATATTTATTCCTTCCTTTCATTTAACTTGGTGACAATATGATACTTTAGTGCACACATATGCACATTATAGCTTTTTTAAAAAGGCAATCTTGCCTTTTTAAATTTCATTGCTGTATTAATTTTTTTAAATTGCTTGCTGTTAATTCGAATTTTTCAAGAATATATTTATCGTTCAATTCATAAAAAACATTCCTATTTTCTTTTATCTTATTAACTATCTCATATCTGTACATTAAATCCAAGTGCCTTGAAATAACGGAACGATGCTGTGTGAAATTATCAGAGATATCTTTGATATTTTTAGTGCCATTTATAGCCAAGTATTTCATAATATCACATCGTACCGGATCAAACAAAGTCTTAAAAAATTCAAAATCAATGCTTTCTTCTATTTCTCTGGTACATTCTAAAATTAAATCATTATTATTCATATTTATCACCTAGATAACATTATATATGCACACTTATGCATTTGTCAACAATTTTTATTGATATAAAATAAAAAAAGTCAAAGCTGGATATGGCTGTTCAGCTGGACGAGCTCCGGAATAGTCTGTTGTAAATGACTGCTTTGCTATGCTATAATCTATAAAAAAAAAGAGGTTAAATGTCCATGTATCACAATAAAAAAATTTTACTGGTTGATGACGAAGCAGGTCTCTTAGATATGCTGAAAATCACACTGAAAAAAGAGCGTTTTACCGATATAACTTGTGCTTACACTGCAAAAGAGGCCTTAAATTTAGTTAAAAATACAAATTTTGATTTATTGGTTTTAGATGTAATGCTGCCTGACCTTTCAGGGTTTGAGCTTTGTTCACAAATTCGCCAGTTTTCTTTTGCCCCTATTATTTTCCTCACTGCCTGTGCAGGAGATTTAGACAAAGTAACAGGCCTTGCTTTGGGCGGAGATGATTATATAACAAAGCCCTTTAATCCATTGGAGGTGACCGCAAGGATTAAGGCAATTTTGCGTCGACAAACACAATATGCTGAAAGCGCTGCTAAGATCAACCACTTTGACTATGGTTTATTTCAGGTTAATTTGGACAACGCAACATTAATGTTAGAAGGGAACTTGGTAGAATGTACAGCAAAAGAATTTGAATTGCTTTGCTTTTTCTGCAAACACCCAAATTATGTTTTCACATCGGCGCAGATTTATGAAGCAGTATGGGAAGCCCTTGGGTATGGAGAGGAAAAGACAGTGACAATGCATATTTCTAAGCTACGAAAAAAACTGGGCGATGATGCAAAAAACCCTTCCATTATTTTGAATTTAAGAGGACTTGGATATAAATTTGTTCCTCCTAAAAAGGTATAATAAATGAAAATAAAAATCCGCTTTCTTTCTTTTTTCACCATAGGTTTACTTGGTTTTATCATCTATATGGGTGCTGTCATGGTCATAATATTTGAGACTATACTACCAATGAATGGCGTTAATGCTGAAAACAATCTTATAGTTTTCCTTCTTGTATTGTTATTATCAATTGTAAGCGGCGGAACATTATTTAGCTTTTACTTTATAAATCCTTTATTATCCATGCTTCACATGATTGCTCAGTTATCCAATGACATGTACGATATAACGGTATTAAGCGACAAGCTTTATACAAAACATGGGCGGCTTAAGGCGCGGTATTTTCTGTATACGGAGCTAATCAGTGATATTACAAATTTATCTGCCCTTCTTGAGAAAGCCAAAAAGGATCAAGTATATTTAGAACAGGCAAAAAAAGAATGGATTCGGGGAATATCTCATGATTTAAAAACTCCTTTATCCTACATTCTTGGATACTCTACTTTACTAGCAAAGGAAGATTATGATTGGAAAGAGGAGGAAAAGAAAAAGTTTCTGGAAGAAATATACTCAAAAGGCAAGTATATGGAGCAATTAATGAGCAACTTACAGGTATTTACTGATATTAAGCATAGTGAAGACCCCATTATGCCAATATCACCAGAAACATTTCCTCTTGTCCCATTCCTGCAAAAAATGATGATTGATATCGCAAACCAACCAAATACAAAAAACTATGATTTCTGCTTTGATTTTGAAGATGATAAAACAGAAATTTTTGCAGATAAACAACTTTTATACCGGGCTTGCCAAAACTTGCTTACGAATGCAGTGAAGCACAATCCTCCATGCACAATCTGTGTGTCTTTAAAATCGGATGATCAATTTATAATGATTACAATTTCTGATAGCGGGGAAGGGATTGGCCAGAAGAATGCTGACGCTCTTACAAAAACAGATATTGCAATAAATAACGGACATGGGCTAGCTGTTGTGAGAAATATTATATTATCACATAAGGGGTTCATCACTGTTGATACAGCAAAAAACAACGTAACGAGAATTACCATATCATTCCCAAAATAATACATACCATACTCCTTAAGGATTTACTATATCCTTAGCAAGTATGGTATGTATTTTTATTACTTTAATGTTATATTAAAAATATCATTTGGTTTTCCGGAAAAAACAACCATTCCATTTTCGGGAAGTTTCCAAGTGTTAACACCACTTATTGTTGATAGGTTCACGCATTCATCCTTTTCGTTGTATATTGCAAAAACAGTGTCTTTCGGACCTGTTACTTCCATATTTTTATGTTTGCTCTTCTCATCTATTTTAAACCACTTTGAGTGACCATTTGCTTCAATAGATACTGTTTGTGATTTTGTACCTTCAAGTGGTTTTACAAAGTCTTCATTGATATAAGTCATATCTATTGTTTTAAGATATTCAATACCATTTTCTTGATAAAAACATAAATCTGTTAAGTCCCTTCCATTCATTACCGGTATTTCGACAACGCTAATTGCATTGTTTTTATCAATAACTTTGCAACCTTGTACATATCCATTTTTTGCATCGAAAACAATTTTGTTAATCATGGATATAGGCGTTAAATACATATCAGAATTAGGTTTTTCTAATAGCGCAAAATATTTTTTACCATCTCTTAGCTCCCATGCCTTTAATACATCCTGCTCAAGGGTATTCTGAGGCAATTTCACACTTTGGAAATCTGTACTAATTACTTGTCCCAGGCCGGGAAAATCCATGCATTCTTTCACTTGCAAATAAGTCTCTTTGTTTTTCGCCTCTCTAAAAGTTGCTGTTGCTGTCCCACTTTCATTTTTAAATTCCATGTTACCTACATAAATGAACTTCTGAGCAGGTACCATTCCATCGAAACCTTCTGGTATCGTGAAACCATTATTTTCAAATTCTATTTCATATGTTCTTCCAGCAATCGTACCGACACCGTAAATCCCTGAGTATTTCAATAATTCCTTAGGTATTTCAACAGGAACTGGCGTTGTAAATGTTAGATTTGGCTTAATTTCTTCAATTACACCTTTATCCTTTAACACTTTCAATAGAATGTTGGAGGCTAAAATCTGATTGTAAAGGGAAGAGCCTCCTGAAGAAACAACAGCCATTGCAATGTTATGTTCTGGTAAAGCGACTAAGCTGGAATGATAAGAACCGTCACCGCCTTTTGCTACAGCTTTTATGTTATAATCGCTAAAAGGCCATAAATTAGTTGAATCCCATCCAAGTCCATATCCAGTAATGTTTTGATCATCAGATACCCAAATGCCTTTTTTATATTCTTCGCTTTGCATAATTGCAGCTGATTCCTTTGATAATATCGATTCTTTCTTACCCATTAAGACTTCTGAAAATCTGCATATTTCTTCCGCTGTTGAATATAATCCGCCGGTCCCCAGTAAATTTATGTTCATGGTTGGGAGTTCCTTTTCGAACATTGGATTATATAACTTTACAAGCTTTTCTCTATCGAATTCATCGAGAGGTGTTTTCGTGTTTTCCAAATTCAATGGCTGACTAATATATTGATCTAAAAACTCGGAGTAACTTATTTTGCTAACACGTTCTACCAAGATTTCAAGCAACTGAAAACCATCATTACAATATACTGAAAATTCCCCGGGGGTAGAGTGTAGCTTTTCATCTTGGAGAGTTAATAACAAATTATCTTGAACTGATGTATCTTTTACATTAAATGATGTTGCATTGTGATAATGAGATCCATAAAGTCCCGATGAATGATTTAGTAACATTCTTGGTGTTATTTTTTTATATCTTTCGTCTGACATTTTAAATTCTGGTATATATTCCGTAAGTGGATTATCAAGGTCAATTTTACCCCAATCCACAAGCATCATTGTTGCTGCTGAAACATACATCTTACTTAAAGAAGCAATGCCGTACATCGTTTGATTTGTAATAGGAGTATTATTATCCTTTGAATACACCCCGTTATTTCCTGACAAAAAAATCTTACCGTTGTCAATTAGCGCATACTGAATACTTGTAGCCCCATAATCAGAAACCATAACAGAAGCTATCTTATCTGCCTCTTCTTTGAAACTATTTGGAGACGTCTCTGCACAACCAATAACAAATACTGCTACCATTGCAACTGCCAATATCATTGAAACTATTCTTTTCATTTCTTCACTCCTCTTCTTATTTTGATTATGTTTATCATAAAGAGTGAAAATAAAAATAACGTAACGCGAAAGTAAAATTCAAGAAAAATCATCTGAGTCAAGCACTTTAATTCCTCTATCAATTAAAGCCTTTGCAAAGAGTCCATTTCCTTGAACCAAAATTCCATTAAAACACCCATTATATATTTTGTTAACTCCACATGTAGGGCTTCTTGATTGCAGAATCGCTAAATCAATATTTTCACTTTTAATCATCTCAAGTGCTAATTCGACGGCTCTTGTATATTCATTATGGACATTTTTACCATTAATCTCAGTAACACATCCATTTACTATCTCAGCAGTAGCTCTTGGGATATTCATTCCTGCCAAGATCTCAGGACAAATTTCAATTATTTCTTTATTCTTTAAAAACTCCATAACTTTTGGGTTTAAATTGTTCCCACCATTATATTTGTAGTTGCGTCCTAAAATGCAAGCACTAACCAATACTTTCATCTAATCCCTTCTCTCTTGTGACAAATTTGAAACTTTAGACATACAAGCTATTATTTGGCTCTACTGTATATAAAAAAGGCATTCCTAGACAGAAATGCCTGTACAAAAAACACTATTTACCTCAGTTCCATTGTTACCTCTGGATATTTGTCTCTCATATTATCAATTAAAGGCTCTTCTATTCCTTTAAGATACTTATTAAAAAATGATAGTATATATTCGTTCATGATATCTTCTTGTTTATCACCATCGATTTTACCTAAAATATCAGATCCTATTCGTTTTACTCCAGGAAGTAAGAAAGTCATATCAGTGAAATCATTATGCTCAGCATTATTCACTGACACAATTAACATCTTCTGCTTTGGATGATACCCCTCTATTAAAGATTTTTTACTTTCTGAAGATGTCATAAGCATGAAAGGCTGTGATAGATTATGATAGATAAGAAATGGTGAGCCATCCATATTTATTCCTGCCTTGAAACGGTTATCCGCTGCACAGACTTGACCAGCTGTTGCTCCTCCAAAAGAATGTCCAAAAACGCCCATATTGCTTACATCCAATTTATCTTTAAAACGGCTCATGATTTCACCTGTATTAAGTTTCTCTATTTGATTTGCAACAAAAATGGTATCATCACGCCAAACATTTAGACTTTCAAAAACTGCTCCCTTTTCGTCAAGCGTTTGTTTGTAATACTCATAATTAGAAGCTCCTTCAAGATAAGAGTATTTATCCCAATCAGCATCTAACTTATTCGTTTGTTCTTCACTGAATGGAATGCTTACCCCATCAGGAAATCTACTATCTGCCGCTTCATAGGTATGAGCAATACTGAAGACTATGTAGCCATTGCTTGCTAATGCTTCCATTTGCACAGTATTTTGCTCTATAAGCCCCGTATATCCATGAGAAAAAATGATTACCGGATATTTGGGTTCCTGGTTAGAAATGGGAACCTCCTTATAGCTGTTAGTCTTTACGGAGGCAAGGTGTCTAAGCAAATATGGGATACCTAAAACTCTTTCAAAATTTTTACAACTCTCTTTTTCCATATAATGTTCTGGTTGTTTATCTCTACAAAACTTTTCCTCTGTAGGGTACCATACTTGTACGGAAAGCATTCTCTGTATATTCGAGCTCGCATAAATTTCTTTTCGAGAATAATCAGTGAAGCTAAATAATTGAGTACCTACTTGATATTTTCCCTTTGGACTAGGTAAATCTACCACTGGCAAAAACAAATGAATAGCTATTACTAACAGCAGTATAACCCCAATTATACTAATCACAATTTTTTTAATTGTTTTAATAAAATTCATCTCCTCTCTTCTTTTGCATGGGATAGTTTTGATATTTAATTCACAGGTGGAGAAGTAACATATTTCGTTGAAAAAAATGCTGCAACAATGGAAATCGGCAGTATGCTCAAGGCCGTAACCACAGGAGTTATGGGCAACAAAAATGACACATATATTAACCAGCATACTGGTACATACAAAAGTAATATTCCAACACCGAGCACAGTAGCCGCTATTAAACGGCCAATATTGTACCGCTCTAAAATTGCTACAAGCAGGAGTCCCAACGTTGGTAATGTGAATAGATAACTAATCGAAATAAAGAAAACAGTGGTTCCGATAATCAGCAGCATTAGAAGCGGCAGTAAACCTGCAAGTGCTTCGGTTAGTGATTGTTTACGCATCCGGAAGAAAGATATGCCCAGAGTACCAAAGGTAAGCACCAGGGTTTGGCAAAGGAAAAGCGTTTCAGTATTGCTTGATTCTCCTAA from Lacrimispora sphenoides JCM 1415 encodes the following:
- a CDS encoding response regulator transcription factor: MYHNKKILLVDDEAGLLDMLKITLKKERFTDITCAYTAKEALNLVKNTNFDLLVLDVMLPDLSGFELCSQIRQFSFAPIIFLTACAGDLDKVTGLALGGDDYITKPFNPLEVTARIKAILRRQTQYAESAAKINHFDYGLFQVNLDNATLMLEGNLVECTAKEFELLCFFCKHPNYVFTSAQIYEAVWEALGYGEEKTVTMHISKLRKKLGDDAKNPSIILNLRGLGYKFVPPKKV
- a CDS encoding NAD(P)H-dependent oxidoreductase; protein product: MVTIVFAHPWYGSFNKAILDTVISVLVKEKKEYKVIDLNKENFNPVMTEEELALYSKGQHKDPLVTKYQSMLRKTDEIIFIFPLWWFDTPAILKGFFDKVMLKNFAYIETSTGLKGQLTNIKSAKVITTGQSPRWYLKFIAGNLIQKTFINTTLKGIGITNAKWIYCGDVSKGAQEKREKFLQKLANSVLK
- a CDS encoding MarR family winged helix-turn-helix transcriptional regulator, producing the protein MPDRLIENLGQIDQLYQSYNALYQEIAGYFSISYSGMLILYALGSKQPYTQKELGEALFLPKQTVHSSINAFIKSGLVISKPSEKNQRIKEIFLTPEGEELANKTVRLLLAAEQSAAAQLTEEEMTTLFRLTQKHLNLLQKEINQAFNL
- a CDS encoding serine hydrolase domain-containing protein produces the protein MKRIVSMILAVAMVAVFVIGCAETSPNSFKEEADKIASVMVSDYGATSIQYALIDNGKIFLSGNNGVYSKDNNTPITNQTMYGIASLSKMYVSAATMMLVDWGKIDLDNPLTEYIPEFKMSDERYKKITPRMLLNHSSGLYGSHYHNATSFNVKDTSVQDNLLLTLQDEKLHSTPGEFSVYCNDGFQLLEILVERVSKISYSEFLDQYISQPLNLENTKTPLDEFDREKLVKLYNPMFEKELPTMNINLLGTGGLYSTAEEICRFSEVLMGKKESILSKESAAIMQSEEYKKGIWVSDDQNITGYGLGWDSTNLWPFSDYNIKAVAKGGDGSYHSSLVALPEHNIAMAVVSSGGSSLYNQILASNILLKVLKDKGVIEEIKPNLTFTTPVPVEIPKELLKYSGIYGVGTIAGRTYEIEFENNGFTIPEGFDGMVPAQKFIYVGNMEFKNESGTATATFREAKNKETYLQVKECMDFPGLGQVISTDFQSVKLPQNTLEQDVLKAWELRDGKKYFALLEKPNSDMYLTPISMINKIVFDAKNGYVQGCKVIDKNNAISVVEIPVMNGRDLTDLCFYQENGIEYLKTIDMTYINEDFVKPLEGTKSQTVSIEANGHSKWFKIDEKSKHKNMEVTGPKDTVFAIYNEKDECVNLSTISGVNTWKLPENGMVVFSGKPNDIFNITLK
- a CDS encoding sensor histidine kinase, which translates into the protein MKIKIRFLSFFTIGLLGFIIYMGAVMVIIFETILPMNGVNAENNLIVFLLVLLLSIVSGGTLFSFYFINPLLSMLHMIAQLSNDMYDITVLSDKLYTKHGRLKARYFLYTELISDITNLSALLEKAKKDQVYLEQAKKEWIRGISHDLKTPLSYILGYSTLLAKEDYDWKEEEKKKFLEEIYSKGKYMEQLMSNLQVFTDIKHSEDPIMPISPETFPLVPFLQKMMIDIANQPNTKNYDFCFDFEDDKTEIFADKQLLYRACQNLLTNAVKHNPPCTICVSLKSDDQFIMITISDSGEGIGQKNADALTKTDIAINNGHGLAVVRNIILSHKGFITVDTAKNNVTRITISFPK
- a CDS encoding alpha/beta hydrolase family protein, with translation MNFIKTIKKIVISIIGVILLLVIAIHLFLPVVDLPSPKGKYQVGTQLFSFTDYSRKEIYASSNIQRMLSVQVWYPTEEKFCRDKQPEHYMEKESCKNFERVLGIPYLLRHLASVKTNSYKEVPISNQEPKYPVIIFSHGYTGLIEQNTVQMEALASNGYIVFSIAHTYEAADSRFPDGVSIPFSEEQTNKLDADWDKYSYLEGASNYEYYKQTLDEKGAVFESLNVWRDDTIFVANQIEKLNTGEIMSRFKDKLDVSNMGVFGHSFGGATAGQVCAADNRFKAGINMDGSPFLIYHNLSQPFMLMTSSESKKSLIEGYHPKQKMLIVSVNNAEHNDFTDMTFLLPGVKRIGSDILGKIDGDKQEDIMNEYILSFFNKYLKGIEEPLIDNMRDKYPEVTMELR
- a CDS encoding flavodoxin family protein, whose product is MNILSVLASPRDKGNTAILLKEYLKGAEDLNPSPQVETIFLQSKNIQYCTGCNTCQKSSKSPCVLKDDMQNIYESVEKADVLVFATPVYVFNMTGQLKTFLDRLHAVDYNTLLNKKIVLLTTYGDSNEFNAGVPNIVQSIAMLSQYLGMKFIQNLNVSTYEVEVSKNEQSKKAAYILGTEIIKY
- a CDS encoding ArsR/SmtB family transcription factor; this translates as MNNNDLILECTREIEESIDFEFFKTLFDPVRCDIMKYLAINGTKNIKDISDNFTQHRSVISRHLDLMYRYEIVNKIKENRNVFYELNDKYILEKFELTASNLKKLIQQ
- a CDS encoding endonuclease MutS2, whose amino-acid sequence is MKRTLETIGFEEVRRTLIELARTPQAKEKIVNMTYYATEEELNQHLEDTTKARHMLDIVGNPPIPSIDIVEKLLDRFNSGALVEPEELQLMGDFLRGVRQLIEYLTKDTENGLSDYRESFVYPEEVYEEIDRCIRSGKIVDEASSKLAKLRKKLKKIKPELKNKAQATLNSNRKYMSEDFVVSRDGRWCVPVKKEHQHRIPGTAMTKSSTGSTVFIEPASVTKLQEEYYEIKMAQYQEEAVIITALMEAVLAYHTPILKNIEIIITLDFIFAKGKLSQQMGGTEPSINHNRSIHIQHGRHPSLNPKIAVPLDFSIGGEIQGVVVTGPNTGGKTVSIKTVAIISVMANLGLHVPAQMADVGFHIDVLCDIGDGQSIENNLSTFSAHITNVMEIINTLNENTLVVLDELGSGTDPTEGVGIAIAILEELRIRGCLFLVTTHYSEVKVYASRHKEIMNARMAFDRENLQPRYKLEQGKAGESCALYIAKRLGVPARMLAMAAKEAYGQLLPEIREELGL
- a CDS encoding DUF523 domain-containing protein; protein product: MKVLVSACILGRNYKYNGGNNLNPKVMEFLKNKEIIEICPEILAGMNIPRATAEIVNGCVTEINGKNVHNEYTRAVELALEMIKSENIDLAILQSRSPTCGVNKIYNGCFNGILVQGNGLFAKALIDRGIKVLDSDDFS